The Vicinamibacterales bacterium DNA window GCGAACGTCGCGGTGGCGCTCAGGCCCTCGCGCCGCGCCAGCAGGTACGGGCGAATCACCTCGCCCGCACGCGCCGGCAGCAACGCCGACGCCGCAAATCCGATTACCGTGGTCCGCAACACCACCATGAACCGCGTCGGCCCGAGTGGCGCCAGGAGGTATTGCCACCGCTCGGCCCGGATTAGAAACGTAACGCTGGTCAGCGCCAGCGATCCCAGCAGGTAGTCCAACCGCGCGGCCCTGACCGACGAGATCACCTTGGCCAGGTCTGCATTTCGCAGGAAAAGGGTCAGGAGGCCGACCGCCAGGCCGAGGACTACCAATGTTCGAATTAAGATGCGCAAACCACCGTCCATACTACATGAGGTATCGGCCGGCTGCCCTACCCCAGCAAGTTGGCGTCTTGCGCCTGAGGCCCGGCGCGTTTACCATGTTGGTTCCCTTCACACGAGCGCCCGTGCCTTCACAACCTCTCTTGGATACCCAGCTTGATGCCTTGTCCCTCGTCCGCCGCGGGAAGGTTCGCGACGTCTACGCCATAGACGATGCGCTGATCCTGGTCGCGACCGACCGCATCTCGGCCTTCGACTACGTGCTGGGATCCGGCATTCCCGACAAGGGCCGCGTGCTCAACCAGCTGTCCGCCTTCTGGTTCGCGCGGACCGGCCATATCGTCCCGAATCACATGCTGTCGATTGACGTGTCGGCCTACCCGGCCGCCGCCCGTCAGTACGCGGCCCAACTCGAGGGCCGCTCAATGCTGTCGCGCCGGACCAACCCGCTCCAGGTGGAATGCGTCGCGCGCGGCTACCTGTCGGGCTCGGGCTGGAAAGACTACCAAGCCACCGGTGAGGTGTGCGGCATTCCGCTGCCGAAGGGCCTGCGGGAGTCGGACCGCCTGCCGGAACCGATCTTCACGCCGGCCACCAAGGCCGACTCGGGCCACGACGAGAACATCAGCGAAGAGGCCGCCGCCAAGGTCGTCGGCGCCGACCTGCTGGCCCGGCTCAAGACACTGACGCTCGAACTCTACGCCCACGGCGTGGCACACGCCGAATCCAAGGGCATCATCCTCGCCGACACCAAGTTCGAGTTCGGCCTCACCGACGCCGGCGAACTGCTGCTGATCGACGAGATGATGACGCCGGACTCGTCGCGCTACTGGCCCAAGGACCAGTACGCCCCCGGCGGACCGCAACCAAGCTTCGACAAGCAGTACGTGCGCGACTACCTCGAGTCGATCAAGTGGAACAAGCAGCCGCCGGTCCCGTCGCTCCCGGCGGACGTGGTCGAGGGCACGCGCAGCAAATACCTGGATGCCTACCGGCGCCTGACGGGCCGGGAGCTGGAAGTCGCCCGTGCGTGACTTGCTCGATAAGCTGGTCACCGAGATGGTCGACAAGGGCATCCAGTTCGAGGACGCCCGGCGCGAGTTCGACAAGCGGTTCATCGCCAGTGTCATCGACGCCTCCGCGGGCAACCTGTGCCGCGCCGCCGACACTCTCGGCGTCCACCGCAATACCCTGTCCCGCCGGATCAAGGAACTGAAGATTCGCAACCGGTAGCACGGCCTGCGCTTTGCAGGATAGAGTTGTTCGATCAGCGCGGGGTGGCCCAACTATGGCAAGCCAGATTCTTCTCGTGGAATCCGAACCGGACGCTTCAGCCTCAATCGGGCAGCTTCTGGCCAGCGGCGGGCACACCGTCACGGCCGTGAAGTCGTTCGAGGCCGCGTCACTGCCCGCCTCTCGAAGCCGCCCCGATCTCCTGGTGACGGCGGTCCGCCTGGGCCGCTTCAATGGTCTCCACCTCGCCGTCCGGTTCCGGGCAGACTACCCCGGCCTGCCGATCGTGGTGATTGGTGACGAGACGGAAGTCGGACTGCCGGCGGAAGCCAGGCAGCTCCAGGCGCGATTCCTGCCCAGGTCCACGGCGCCGGAGCGAATGCTCGCGTTCATCGATGACCTGCTCTCGGGGCGAATGCCGAGAGACCTGGTCAGCACCCGCCGATGGCCTCGACGGCCGTCGGCCTTGCCCGCTCACGTCGCCCAGGCCGAGGCCCGGATCGTGGACGTCGGTTACGGCGGACTGTGCCTGAAATGCGCCACGCCGCCGGCCCCGGCCGACAATCCGGTTGACGTCAGCCTGCCCACGGTGGGAATGGTCGTGACCGGTGTCTGTCGCTGGTCCAGGCCCGCGGACGACGTCCACTCGTGGCTGTGTGGTCTCGAGCTCGACACTGCCAACATCGACACCAGGAAGTGGCGCCAGGTCGTCGACTCGACCCGCGAATCGTAAGAAGGGGGCTCCTGCGCCCCCTTCCCCCTTCTATTTCTTCTTCTTCTTTTCCTTTTCCTTTTCCTTCTTCTCTTTGACGACCGTGGCCTTCCAATGGAAGGTGAAGGA harbors:
- a CDS encoding helix-turn-helix domain-containing protein, which gives rise to MRDLLDKLVTEMVDKGIQFEDARREFDKRFIASVIDASAGNLCRAADTLGVHRNTLSRRIKELKIRNR
- a CDS encoding response regulator; this translates as MESEPDASASIGQLLASGGHTVTAVKSFEAASLPASRSRPDLLVTAVRLGRFNGLHLAVRFRADYPGLPIVVIGDETEVGLPAEARQLQARFLPRSTAPERMLAFIDDLLSGRMPRDLVSTRRWPRRPSALPAHVAQAEARIVDVGYGGLCLKCATPPAPADNPVDVSLPTVGMVVTGVCRWSRPADDVHSWLCGLELDTANIDTRKWRQVVDSTRES
- a CDS encoding phosphoribosylaminoimidazolesuccinocarboxamide synthase — protein: MLVPFTRAPVPSQPLLDTQLDALSLVRRGKVRDVYAIDDALILVATDRISAFDYVLGSGIPDKGRVLNQLSAFWFARTGHIVPNHMLSIDVSAYPAAARQYAAQLEGRSMLSRRTNPLQVECVARGYLSGSGWKDYQATGEVCGIPLPKGLRESDRLPEPIFTPATKADSGHDENISEEAAAKVVGADLLARLKTLTLELYAHGVAHAESKGIILADTKFEFGLTDAGELLLIDEMMTPDSSRYWPKDQYAPGGPQPSFDKQYVRDYLESIKWNKQPPVPSLPADVVEGTRSKYLDAYRRLTGRELEVARA